In one Dermatophagoides farinae isolate YC_2012a chromosome 4, ASM2471394v1, whole genome shotgun sequence genomic region, the following are encoded:
- the LOC124491284 gene encoding ester hydrolase C11orf54 homolog has product MLSSEKYTLNKVNIDELILAIDDGLKKLFEKCHVTWEECPDLTKAPFNLAASGLCGHPSIADIGSVSNLSPIPKRTKIYTFEQIALIVTADDDNDKKDIRDCFMIGAGAGPFHKIGHNCELMPNVLMHKNGDHFEVVNNNTQYADIFENGYRLAKCEYPEFGLMANLYVSEGKPGKVIKIVVEKRLGKENFTESIQSILREKYPNKSMSMGGVFIIEKGKAKLHIMPDFAKEPLKSTEAVDNWLRYFDMDPPLICLTTLHSNDPGLNLRMEHTHCFSDHNQGGHYHYDTTPDIIRITAYLNVAEAIYRIDRPTE; this is encoded by the exons atgcttTCATCGGAAAAATATACTCTCAACAAAGTGAATATCGATGAATTAATTTTggccattgatgatggattgaaaaaattatttgaaaaatgtcaTGTTACATGGGAAGAATGTCCCGATCTTACAAAGGCACCATTCAATCTTGCTGCATCGGGTTTATGTGGACATCCATCTATCGCTGATATTGGATCCGTATCCAATTTATCTCCGATACCCAAACGTACAAAAATCTATACATTTGAACAGATTGCCCTTATTGTTAccgctgatgatgataatgacaagaAAGATATTCGAGATTGTTTCATGATCGGTGCCGGTGCTGGACCATTTCATAAGATTGGACATAATTGTGAATTGATGCCCAATGTTTTGATGCATAAAAATGGTGATCATTTTGAAGtggtcaataataatacccAATATGCAGat aTTTTCGAAAACGGCTATCGTCTTGCAAAATGTGAATATCCGGAATTCGGTCTAATGGCCAATCTATACGTATCGGAAGGAAAACCAGGAAAAGTTATCAAAATTGTTGTGGAAAAACGACTGGGAAAGGAAAATTTTACcgaatcaattcaatctaTTTTACGGGAAAAATATCCGAACAAATCAATGAGTATGGGCGGTgtatttatcattgaaaaaggAAAAGCTAAACTACATATTATGCCGGATTTTGCCAAAGAACCATTAAAATCAACTGAAGCTGTTGATAATTGGCTACGTTATTTTGATATGGATCCACCATTGATATGTTTGACAACATTACATTCAAATGATCCCGGTCTTAATTTACGTATGGAACATACACATTGTTTTAGTGATCATAATCAAGGtggccattatcattatgatacAACACCAGATATTATTCGTATAACTGCTTATCTGAACGTTGCTGAAGCCATCTATCGGATTGATCGACCAaccgaatga